The following are encoded in a window of Vibrio sp. SCSIO 43136 genomic DNA:
- a CDS encoding autoinducer binding domain-containing protein: MLDDFHEYIERIGHSADIDELKSGLLSVAHKLEFEDFAYGVKSFDSFPKLEVELINSYTDEWNDLYHSQGFVAIDPVIAAASSNTAPLVWQDYSKQQPEMWDLAKEYGVSSGWSKSTFRPSGIASLFSLVRSQEIMSESEIAAKTPLLLWVNNVAEQSFERLLSLHNPTPINENLTPRELEILKWTAEGKTTGEIAIILNITERTATFHIGNAMRKLNATNKTSAVVRAVLCGLLK; encoded by the coding sequence ATGCTGGATGACTTCCATGAATATATTGAAAGAATCGGCCACAGTGCGGATATAGACGAACTAAAGTCTGGCTTGCTCAGTGTGGCCCACAAACTGGAATTTGAAGACTTTGCATATGGTGTGAAGAGCTTTGATAGCTTTCCTAAACTTGAAGTCGAGTTGATCAACAGCTACACCGATGAGTGGAATGATCTCTATCATAGCCAAGGTTTTGTGGCCATTGATCCTGTGATCGCTGCTGCCAGTTCCAACACCGCACCGCTGGTCTGGCAAGACTATTCAAAACAGCAACCTGAAATGTGGGACCTCGCCAAAGAGTATGGCGTGAGCTCAGGTTGGTCAAAGTCCACTTTTCGACCGAGTGGTATTGCTTCCCTATTTTCTTTGGTACGCAGCCAAGAAATCATGAGTGAAAGTGAAATTGCTGCCAAAACCCCATTACTCCTTTGGGTAAATAATGTCGCTGAACAATCCTTCGAACGATTGCTTTCCCTGCACAACCCTACTCCGATCAATGAAAACTTGACGCCTAGAGAGCTAGAAATTCTAAAATGGACGGCGGAAGGAAAAACTACCGGAGAGATCGCCATCATCTTGAACATTACCGAGCGTACTGCAACTTTCCATATCGGTAATGCAATGCGAAAGCTAAATGCGACCAACAAGACATCTGCGGTTGTACGAGCCGTGCTATGTGGCTTACTAAAGTAA